One window from the genome of Mucilaginibacter ginsenosidivorans encodes:
- a CDS encoding DUF2752 domain-containing protein, which translates to MFIRWLQGHLLPCPFKYVTGIDCPGCGFQRSVLALVQGDLPKSFALYPAAIPLLLFFAYGIADRIFKLDTKNEMIKKTVYMVIGSMVLISYCIKMYRILTHHMVSA; encoded by the coding sequence ATGTTTATCAGATGGCTGCAGGGTCATTTATTGCCCTGCCCTTTCAAATATGTGACGGGCATTGATTGCCCGGGCTGTGGCTTCCAGCGTTCGGTACTGGCATTGGTGCAGGGCGATCTTCCTAAAAGCTTTGCTCTATACCCAGCGGCTATACCTTTGCTGTTGTTTTTTGCTTATGGCATAGCCGACCGGATTTTTAAGCTCGATACCAAAAACGAGATGATAAAAAAGACGGTTTACATGGTGATAGGATCGATGGTACTGATCAGCTACTGTATTAAGATGTATCGTATCTTAACCCATCACATGGTATCGGCCTGA
- a CDS encoding RDD family protein has protein sequence MQTIKITTSQNIDIDYEVAGLGERIVARLIDMGILIVLFLLGLFLGIMAGVYSNSETIVIIAYVTFLVILVFYDLGFEIFMNGQSIGKRIMKIRVISLNGSQPNVGQYVLRWLFRIVDFGIEPGLVALVVAAISEKPQRLGDIVAGTMLIRTVPRTKMNNIVFMPMYDGYQPVFPVAAQLNDRDIELIHEVINSYQKTGNNVVVYNMAQRVKEHLNVEPPQGMNDMLFLQTIIKDYSHISAQADTM, from the coding sequence ATGCAAACAATAAAAATAACCACCTCCCAGAACATTGATATAGATTACGAAGTTGCCGGATTGGGAGAGCGGATAGTGGCCCGGCTGATAGACATGGGCATTCTGATCGTGTTGTTTCTTCTCGGTCTTTTTTTGGGCATAATGGCGGGCGTTTATTCCAATTCCGAAACCATCGTCATTATAGCTTATGTCACTTTTTTGGTGATACTCGTTTTTTACGACCTTGGCTTCGAGATATTCATGAACGGCCAGAGCATTGGCAAGCGCATTATGAAGATCAGGGTCATCAGCCTCAATGGTTCACAGCCCAATGTAGGCCAATATGTATTAAGATGGCTGTTCCGTATCGTCGATTTTGGAATAGAACCCGGATTGGTGGCGCTGGTGGTAGCTGCGATCAGCGAAAAACCACAACGACTGGGCGATATCGTAGCAGGTACCATGCTTATCAGAACCGTGCCGCGTACCAAAATGAACAACATCGTTTTTATGCCCATGTACGACGGTTACCAGCCGGTTTTCCCTGTTGCCGCGCAGCTAAACGACCGCGATATCGAACTGATACACGAAGTAATAAACTCCTATCAGAAAACCGGTAATAACGTAGTAGTTTACAACATGGCCCAGCGGGTTAAAGAGCACTTGAATGTAGAACCACCGCAGGGAATGAACGATATGCTTTTCCTGCAAACCATCATTAAGGATTACAGCCACATCAGCGCTCAGGCCGATACCATGTGA
- a CDS encoding stage II sporulation protein M produces the protein MREPLFVKQNAEQWRHFEQAPVTDPDEVAERFIKITDDLAYAKTFYPKSKTTEYLNGLAAKLHQTIYKNKTEKRNRFITFWKLELPVLFKTYERQLLYSFIFFFVFCLMGVLSARYDPNFLRLILGDQYVDMTNDNIAKGDPFGVYKSHQEFLMFMGIAANNIYVSLVIFVSGIIFSVGAVYHLFTNGIMLGSFEYYFFSKGLGAQSVLVIWIHGTIEISSIIIAGAAGLVLGNSLLFPKTYTRLASLKKGARDGMKLAIGLVPLFIIAATFESFVTRHTEMPIWLSITILASSLTFMVWYVIIYPNKINKTRT, from the coding sequence ATGCGCGAGCCCTTATTTGTTAAGCAAAACGCCGAACAGTGGAGACATTTTGAGCAGGCGCCGGTTACCGACCCTGACGAGGTGGCCGAAAGATTCATTAAAATAACCGATGACCTGGCCTACGCAAAAACTTTTTATCCCAAGTCGAAAACGACAGAATACCTTAATGGGCTGGCCGCCAAACTGCATCAGACCATTTATAAAAACAAGACCGAAAAGCGCAACCGCTTTATCACATTCTGGAAATTAGAACTGCCTGTTTTATTCAAAACTTATGAGAGGCAGCTGCTGTACTCCTTCATCTTCTTCTTCGTGTTTTGTTTGATGGGTGTTCTATCGGCCAGGTATGATCCCAATTTCCTGAGGCTCATACTTGGCGACCAGTATGTGGATATGACAAACGATAACATCGCCAAAGGCGATCCGTTCGGCGTTTACAAAAGCCACCAGGAGTTCCTGATGTTTATGGGTATAGCGGCCAATAATATTTATGTATCGCTGGTGATTTTTGTCAGCGGTATCATATTTTCTGTTGGCGCGGTTTATCATTTGTTTACAAACGGCATTATGCTGGGGTCTTTTGAGTATTACTTCTTTAGCAAGGGGCTTGGTGCACAGTCGGTATTGGTAATATGGATACACGGCACTATCGAAATATCGTCCATCATTATTGCAGGCGCTGCGGGGCTTGTGCTGGGTAACAGCCTATTGTTCCCAAAAACCTACACCCGGCTGGCATCGCTAAAAAAAGGAGCCAGGGACGGTATGAAACTTGCCATAGGCCTGGTACCGCTTTTTATTATAGCAGCTACATTTGAAAGCTTTGTAACCCGCCACACCGAAATGCCAATATGGCTAAGTATTACGATACTTGCATCATCACTAACTTTTATGGTGTGGTATGTAATTATCTATCCTAATAAAATTAATAAAACCCGAACCTGA
- a CDS encoding DUF4129 domain-containing protein, with protein MRLLYLILFLLAINAAHGSVAKKTEHKAAAVVKVDTSADVSLRSFDKASIKKYSEQPEFKYNSTSNELTWWDRFWIRFWRWFWSLFMFRGLSVLGVILNIIEILLIVAAVGALIYAILKAVGMDPRSILSKTAPPTVPYSEFFEDINTIDFDAEIEKAVAAHNYRFAVRLLYLRCLKQLSDAGVIAWEIDKTNSQYIYELKNDEQRNAFGLLTRQFEYVWYGEFSINDVVYNTIAHSFSDFNKREKAV; from the coding sequence ATGCGACTGCTTTACCTCATACTTTTTTTGCTGGCCATTAATGCCGCGCATGGTTCCGTCGCCAAAAAAACGGAACATAAGGCCGCCGCTGTGGTAAAAGTTGATACTTCGGCAGATGTTAGCCTAAGGAGTTTTGATAAAGCTTCGATCAAAAAATATAGTGAACAGCCTGAATTTAAGTATAACAGCACCAGTAATGAGCTTACATGGTGGGACCGTTTCTGGATACGATTCTGGCGGTGGTTCTGGAGCCTGTTCATGTTCAGGGGACTAAGTGTGCTGGGGGTTATACTGAACATTATCGAGATACTGCTGATAGTCGCTGCGGTTGGGGCACTCATCTATGCCATATTAAAAGCAGTTGGTATGGACCCGCGCAGTATCCTGTCAAAAACAGCCCCTCCTACCGTGCCTTATTCTGAGTTTTTCGAGGACATCAATACCATCGATTTTGACGCCGAGATAGAAAAAGCTGTAGCGGCACACAATTATCGCTTTGCCGTACGGCTGCTTTATCTCAGGTGCCTGAAGCAGTTGAGCGATGCTGGCGTGATAGCATGGGAGATAGACAAGACCAACAGCCAATACATTTACGAACTTAAAAATGACGAGCAGCGAAACGCGTTTGGCCTGCTTACCCGCCAGTTTGAATATGTTTGGTACGGCGAGTTTTCAATTAACGATGTTGTTTATAATACCATAGCGCATTCATTCAGCGATTTTAATAAGAGGGAGAAAGCGGTATGA
- a CDS encoding DUF4350 domain-containing protein: MRSLKLIYIVAITLIVVYLVAEYNKPHPTLWKPTLSYNDKIPYGTYIAYRELKQLFPGAEVKGTNRTFYDQFHDTSIVNSNYIIISGDVKFNKYDFRELLKYLEKGNSVFIATNSYPGKFTGLKNVLADTLKIETNLELKSNETSINFTNNKLKRNKDYKFNNGIASGYFSTFDTSRAVVLGKNGSGDPNFISYKFGKGTLFLCANPELFTNYSLLSEQGADYAAKALSYMPVQPVVYWDHFQNGDIEKDMSPLRVFFSNPSLQWAYYLSLGGMLIFILYEMKRRQRIIPIIEPLRNSTVDFVNVVGQVYYEQRNNANIAQKKVVYFLEHLRTVYHLKTNVLDKEFIERLAQKTGIGDTLAGELVMHLHYINGQRVTDDDLIKLNQLIEQFYIKSR, from the coding sequence ATGAGGAGTTTGAAGTTGATATATATCGTCGCCATTACGCTCATCGTCGTTTACCTGGTAGCCGAATACAATAAACCGCATCCAACGCTTTGGAAGCCCACGCTTTCATACAACGATAAGATACCCTACGGCACTTATATTGCCTACCGCGAGTTGAAGCAGCTTTTCCCCGGTGCCGAGGTAAAGGGGACCAATAGGACCTTTTATGATCAGTTTCACGATACCAGCATTGTAAACAGCAATTACATCATCATTTCCGGGGATGTAAAATTTAACAAATACGATTTCAGGGAGCTGCTGAAATACCTTGAGAAGGGCAACTCGGTTTTTATCGCTACAAACTCATACCCGGGAAAATTTACCGGCTTAAAAAACGTACTGGCGGACACGTTAAAAATTGAGACCAACCTGGAGCTAAAATCTAATGAAACCAGTATCAATTTCACTAATAACAAATTAAAAAGAAATAAGGACTACAAATTTAATAATGGCATAGCAAGCGGGTATTTTTCTACTTTCGATACCAGCCGGGCAGTAGTTTTGGGGAAGAATGGATCGGGCGACCCTAATTTCATTTCCTATAAATTTGGCAAAGGCACATTATTCCTTTGTGCAAACCCCGAACTGTTTACTAATTATAGCCTGCTAAGTGAGCAGGGTGCCGATTATGCAGCCAAAGCACTGTCTTATATGCCCGTGCAACCGGTGGTGTACTGGGATCATTTTCAAAACGGTGATATAGAAAAGGATATGTCGCCGTTGCGGGTATTTTTCTCAAACCCCAGCCTGCAATGGGCGTACTATTTAAGTTTAGGTGGCATGCTGATATTTATCCTGTACGAAATGAAACGCCGACAGCGTATCATTCCGATTATTGAGCCTTTACGCAATTCAACGGTCGATTTTGTGAATGTGGTGGGGCAGGTATATTACGAGCAGCGAAATAACGCCAATATAGCTCAGAAGAAGGTTGTATATTTCCTCGAGCATTTACGTACCGTTTATCATTTAAAAACCAACGTGCTCGACAAGGAATTTATCGAACGATTAGCGCAAAAAACAGGCATCGGCGACACGCTGGCGGGAGAATTAGTGATGCACCTGCATTATATAAACGGGCAGCGGGTAACGGACGACGACCTGATCAAGCTTAACCAACTTATCGAACAATTTTATATTAAATCCAGGTAA
- a CDS encoding AAA family ATPase yields the protein MEEEELFKQRTDLSKLNAAVEQIKSTLGQIIVGQRDTIDLLIAGILADGHVLIEGVPGVAKTLTAKLIAKAIDAKYSRIQFTPDLMPSDVVGTSVFNPKSIDFEFKPGPIFGNIVLIDEINRSPAKTQSALFEVMEERQVTVDGHNYKMDEPFLVLATQNPVEQEGTYRLPEAQLDRFLFKIEVKYPTLEEEITILTQQHQQVTTEQLSHITPILSKGDIITLRQIVRGLHVEPRILEFVARITNESRNSKSLFLGASPRASLAIVSAAKAIAAIRGRDFVTPDDIVWVTPSVLRHRIMLTPDKEMEGISPDEVIKQIIQKIEVPR from the coding sequence ATGGAAGAAGAAGAATTATTTAAACAACGTACCGATCTGAGCAAACTGAATGCGGCGGTGGAGCAAATAAAAAGCACCCTCGGCCAGATCATTGTCGGTCAGCGTGATACCATCGATCTGCTCATAGCGGGCATACTGGCCGATGGGCACGTGCTGATAGAAGGTGTACCTGGCGTGGCCAAAACCCTGACAGCTAAGCTCATCGCAAAAGCTATCGATGCAAAATACTCGCGCATACAGTTCACCCCCGACCTGATGCCATCAGATGTAGTTGGCACTTCTGTATTCAATCCTAAAAGCATCGACTTCGAGTTTAAACCCGGGCCGATCTTCGGGAACATCGTGCTGATAGATGAGATCAACCGGTCGCCGGCAAAAACGCAGTCAGCCTTGTTCGAAGTGATGGAAGAGCGGCAGGTAACTGTGGACGGTCACAACTATAAAATGGATGAGCCATTTTTGGTGCTGGCCACACAAAACCCTGTTGAACAGGAAGGCACTTACAGGTTGCCCGAGGCACAACTGGACAGGTTCCTGTTCAAGATAGAGGTGAAGTACCCTACGCTCGAGGAGGAAATAACTATTCTTACCCAACAACATCAGCAGGTTACCACGGAGCAGCTGTCGCATATCACTCCAATATTATCTAAGGGGGACATTATTACGCTGCGGCAAATAGTACGGGGCCTGCATGTTGAACCACGGATACTGGAATTTGTGGCCAGGATAACCAACGAGAGCCGGAACAGTAAATCATTGTTCCTGGGCGCTTCGCCACGGGCATCGCTTGCAATAGTAAGCGCCGCAAAAGCCATAGCAGCCATACGCGGGCGCGATTTTGTAACACCCGATGATATTGTTTGGGTAACGCCATCGGTATTAAGGCACCGTATAATGCTGACACCCGACAAGGAAATGGAAGGCATAAGTCCTGACGAGGTAATCAAACAGATCATTCAGAAAATCGAGGTACCACGATAA
- a CDS encoding DUF58 domain-containing protein, which translates to MKKLYRLFYKDLFLTNRLFAALAASVVFFLFSFFFPWLGVLPGLFFWTVLALFLIDVMMLYRSSKGVFARRHAPERLSNGDENELGIYIENLYPFNVSIGIIDEIPFQFQKRDIWFKTTLKQQQHKLINYLLRPTKRGEYEFGAVRVFVKTPLGLIRRRYTFSQDETLPVYPSFLQMRKYELMAISNRLNEIGIKKIRRLGHSLEFEQVKNYVAGDDFRTINWKATGRHGTLMTNIYTDEKSQHVYCVIDKSRTMKMPFEGLSLLDYAINASLVLSNVALLKEDKAGLITIAEKLGSVVPADKKATQINRILEVLYKEKTRYLETNMELLYSTIRRVLKQRSLVVFFTNFESMSGLERQLPFLKRISRFHLLLVVFFENTELQKLSEEPATNVEDIYIKTIAEKFAYDKKLIVKELAKHGIQSILSTPQNLTINTINRYLELKAKQKI; encoded by the coding sequence GTGAAAAAGCTTTACAGGTTATTTTATAAAGATCTATTTTTAACCAACCGGCTGTTTGCTGCTTTGGCGGCAAGCGTTGTGTTCTTCCTGTTCTCTTTTTTCTTCCCCTGGCTGGGTGTGCTGCCCGGCTTGTTTTTCTGGACGGTGCTGGCACTCTTTCTCATCGATGTGATGATGCTTTACCGCTCCTCAAAAGGTGTGTTCGCCCGCCGGCATGCGCCTGAACGATTGAGCAACGGCGATGAAAATGAACTGGGCATCTATATCGAAAACCTGTACCCCTTCAATGTATCAATTGGCATTATCGATGAGATCCCGTTCCAGTTCCAAAAGCGCGACATCTGGTTTAAAACCACGCTGAAACAACAGCAGCATAAGCTGATCAATTACCTGCTGCGCCCCACCAAGCGCGGCGAATACGAGTTTGGCGCCGTAAGAGTTTTTGTCAAAACACCACTTGGCCTTATCCGCAGAAGATACACCTTCAGCCAGGATGAAACCTTACCTGTTTACCCGTCCTTTCTGCAAATGCGCAAGTATGAACTGATGGCCATATCTAACCGGCTAAATGAAATAGGCATAAAAAAAATTCGCCGTCTTGGGCACAGCCTCGAATTTGAACAGGTAAAAAACTATGTAGCAGGAGATGATTTCCGTACCATAAACTGGAAAGCGACAGGCAGGCATGGCACCCTGATGACCAATATTTATACTGACGAAAAATCGCAGCATGTGTATTGTGTGATCGACAAGTCGCGCACGATGAAAATGCCTTTCGAGGGATTGAGCCTGCTTGACTATGCCATTAATGCAAGCCTGGTACTGTCGAATGTGGCATTATTGAAAGAAGATAAAGCCGGCCTGATAACAATCGCCGAAAAATTAGGTTCCGTGGTACCGGCCGATAAAAAGGCCACCCAGATCAACCGCATATTAGAGGTGCTTTATAAAGAGAAGACCCGCTACCTGGAAACCAACATGGAACTGCTGTATTCCACCATCCGCAGGGTACTGAAACAGCGGAGCTTAGTTGTGTTCTTTACAAATTTCGAAAGCATGTCCGGCCTGGAACGCCAACTGCCGTTCCTCAAACGCATTTCGCGTTTTCACTTGTTGCTTGTGGTGTTTTTTGAAAATACCGAATTGCAAAAACTAAGCGAGGAACCTGCGACCAATGTCGAAGATATCTATATCAAAACCATAGCCGAAAAGTTCGCTTACGACAAAAAACTGATCGTAAAAGAATTGGCAAAACATGGTATACAATCTATTCTCAGCACTCCGCAAAACTTAACTATCAATACTATTAACCGCTATCTCGAATTGAAGGCGAAACAAAAGATATAA
- a CDS encoding mechanosensitive ion channel family protein, with protein sequence MRPEEFYHQFHIWLVANGQNYIFGLFIFIVGFWAIRLIKRRMRERMARNSVNSALRPFFQSLTVTALYVILILSVFKIIGFELTLFSTIIGAFSVAAGLALSGTFQNFAGGVLILLLKPFNISDYVVAQGQEGTVMSIQLFYTVLKTIDNRTIIIPNGKLFNEVIINVNREKTRRLDFELKLGYVVEVDKVKEIIYNAIKATPKIIATPKPLVGVIALEIDGLRFTVRVWVKPDDYLTTKIFLQEKIVKDLRDADIQLPQHHVLPGT encoded by the coding sequence ATGAGGCCGGAAGAATTCTACCACCAATTTCACATTTGGCTTGTTGCGAACGGCCAAAATTACATCTTCGGATTATTTATATTCATTGTAGGCTTTTGGGCCATCAGGCTTATTAAGCGGAGAATGCGCGAACGCATGGCCCGTAACAGCGTGAACTCGGCACTACGGCCCTTTTTTCAAAGTCTTACAGTTACCGCCCTTTACGTAATTCTCATCCTGTCGGTATTCAAAATAATCGGGTTCGAGCTCACTTTATTTAGTACCATCATCGGTGCGTTCAGTGTGGCTGCCGGCCTGGCTTTATCGGGCACCTTCCAAAACTTTGCGGGTGGGGTGCTTATCCTTCTGCTAAAACCATTCAATATTTCCGATTACGTGGTAGCCCAGGGGCAGGAGGGTACGGTAATGTCTATCCAGTTGTTTTATACCGTGCTTAAAACCATTGATAACCGTACTATTATTATCCCCAACGGGAAACTTTTTAACGAAGTGATCATCAACGTTAACCGCGAAAAAACACGCCGGCTTGATTTTGAATTAAAATTGGGCTACGTTGTCGAGGTGGATAAAGTGAAGGAGATAATCTACAATGCCATTAAAGCAACACCGAAGATAATAGCGACGCCAAAGCCATTAGTTGGCGTAATTGCCCTTGAAATTGATGGATTACGGTTTACGGTTAGGGTATGGGTGAAACCGGACGACTATTTAACCACCAAAATATTCCTGCAGGAAAAGATCGTAAAAGATCTCCGCGATGCTGATATTCAATTGCCGCAGCACCATGTGCTGCCGGGCACGTGA
- the groL gene encoding chaperonin GroEL (60 kDa chaperone family; promotes refolding of misfolded polypeptides especially under stressful conditions; forms two stacked rings of heptamers to form a barrel-shaped 14mer; ends can be capped by GroES; misfolded proteins enter the barrel where they are refolded when GroES binds) — MAKQVRYNVEARDALKRGVDILANAVKVTLGPKGRNVIIDKKFGSPAITKDGVTVAKEIELKDPLENMGAQMVKEVASKTADIAGDGTTTATLLAQAIVTAGIKNVAAGANPMDLKRGIDKAVAAVVKNLQSQSQTVGEDNNKIKQVASISANNDEIIGSLIAEAMGKVGKDGVITVEEAKGTETEVRTVEGMQFDRGYLSPYFVTNADKMEVELDSPYILIYDKKISSMKELLPILEKQVQTGKPLLIIAEDLDGEALATLVVNKIRGSLKVAAVKAPGFGDRRKAMLEDIAILTGGTLISEERGFKLENADLSYLGTAEKVVVDKDNTTIINGAGETAEIKARVGQIKSQIETTTSDYDKEKLQERLAKLSGGVAVLYVGAATEVEMKEKKDRVDDALHATRAAVEEGIVAGGGVAFIRAVEALANLKGENEDENTGIQIIRRAIEEPLRQICENAGIEGSIVVQKVKEGKADFGYNARTDKYENLIKAGVIDPTKVGRVALENAASIAAMLLTTECILADDPEDEKGGGMPPMGGGGMGGMM; from the coding sequence ATGGCAAAACAAGTTAGATATAATGTAGAGGCACGCGACGCCTTGAAGCGCGGTGTGGATATTTTAGCCAATGCGGTTAAAGTAACTTTAGGACCAAAAGGTCGTAATGTGATCATTGATAAAAAGTTCGGTTCGCCGGCTATAACCAAGGACGGTGTTACTGTAGCAAAAGAAATTGAACTGAAAGATCCCCTGGAAAACATGGGCGCCCAGATGGTGAAGGAAGTGGCTTCGAAAACCGCTGATATCGCCGGTGACGGTACAACTACAGCTACTCTTTTGGCACAAGCCATTGTAACCGCGGGTATTAAAAACGTTGCTGCCGGTGCAAACCCTATGGACCTGAAACGCGGTATCGACAAAGCTGTTGCAGCTGTTGTTAAAAACCTGCAGAGCCAATCTCAAACTGTAGGCGAGGATAACAACAAGATCAAACAGGTTGCTTCTATTTCGGCTAATAACGACGAGATCATCGGTTCGCTGATAGCTGAAGCTATGGGCAAAGTTGGCAAGGATGGTGTGATCACTGTTGAAGAAGCTAAGGGTACTGAAACCGAAGTACGCACTGTAGAAGGTATGCAGTTCGACCGTGGTTACCTTTCTCCATACTTTGTAACTAACGCTGACAAAATGGAAGTAGAACTGGACAGCCCGTACATCCTGATCTACGACAAGAAAATTTCTTCAATGAAGGAATTACTTCCTATCCTTGAAAAACAAGTACAAACCGGCAAACCTTTGCTGATAATAGCTGAAGATCTTGACGGCGAAGCGCTGGCTACTTTGGTAGTTAACAAGATCCGTGGCTCGCTGAAAGTTGCTGCTGTTAAAGCCCCTGGCTTTGGCGATCGCCGTAAAGCAATGCTGGAAGATATTGCTATTCTTACCGGTGGTACACTGATCTCTGAAGAAAGAGGTTTCAAACTGGAGAACGCTGATCTCTCTTACTTAGGTACCGCTGAAAAAGTAGTTGTAGATAAAGACAATACGACTATCATCAACGGTGCAGGTGAAACTGCCGAGATCAAAGCCCGTGTTGGCCAGATCAAATCACAGATAGAAACCACAACTTCTGACTACGACAAAGAAAAACTGCAGGAGCGTTTGGCTAAATTGTCGGGTGGTGTTGCTGTTCTGTACGTTGGTGCTGCTACCGAAGTTGAGATGAAGGAAAAGAAAGACCGTGTTGATGATGCTTTACACGCAACCCGTGCCGCGGTTGAAGAAGGCATTGTTGCAGGTGGCGGTGTAGCTTTCATCCGCGCAGTTGAAGCTTTGGCTAACCTGAAAGGTGAGAACGAAGACGAAAATACCGGTATCCAGATCATACGCCGTGCTATTGAAGAACCATTGCGCCAGATATGCGAGAACGCAGGTATCGAAGGTTCGATCGTAGTACAGAAAGTAAAAGAAGGCAAAGCTGACTTCGGTTACAACGCACGTACCGATAAATACGAGAACCTGATCAAAGCAGGTGTTATCGACCCAACTAAAGTTGGCCGTGTAGCTTTGGAAAATGCAGCTTCTATTGCAGCGATGTTGCTGACTACCGAATGTATCTTAGCCGATGATCCGGAAGATGAAAAAGGTGGTGGCATGCCTCCAATGGGCGGTGGCGGCATGGGCGGTATGATGTAA
- a CDS encoding co-chaperone GroES has protein sequence MALNIKPIGDRVVVEAAPAEEKTASGIIIPDTAKEKPQRGTIVAVGDGKKDEPLTVKAGDQVLYGKYAGTEITYEGKEYLIMRESDIYAVL, from the coding sequence ATGGCATTGAACATTAAACCTATCGGAGACAGGGTAGTAGTGGAAGCTGCTCCGGCCGAAGAGAAGACCGCATCCGGAATCATTATCCCGGATACTGCAAAAGAAAAACCTCAGCGCGGCACCATAGTTGCTGTAGGCGATGGAAAAAAAGATGAGCCTTTAACCGTTAAAGCCGGTGACCAGGTGTTATATGGCAAATATGCCGGTACCGAAATTACCTACGAAGGTAAAGAGTACTTAATTATGCGTGAATCTGATATTTACGCGGTTCTGTAA
- the secG gene encoding preprotein translocase subunit SecG: protein MYLVLVILIVIVCVLLGAIVLIQNPKGGGLTSNFSSSSQLMGVQKTGDFLEKGTWILAIALMVLSLAVNVTVKGGGATSISAEKQKELEQVNKQTGPATTTPIAAPAPQKSK from the coding sequence ATGTATTTAGTTTTAGTGATCTTGATTGTTATAGTATGTGTGCTGTTGGGAGCCATAGTATTGATCCAAAACCCTAAGGGCGGTGGTTTAACATCAAATTTCTCAAGCTCGTCGCAATTGATGGGCGTTCAGAAAACTGGTGATTTCCTTGAAAAAGGAACCTGGATACTGGCCATTGCACTGATGGTGCTTTCGCTGGCTGTGAACGTTACGGTAAAGGGCGGAGGCGCGACCTCTATCAGCGCCGAAAAGCAAAAAGAACTGGAGCAGGTAAATAAGCAAACAGGTCCGGCTACAACTACGCCGATAGCTGCACCCGCGCCCCAAAAAAGTAAATAA
- a CDS encoding LptE family protein — MKKALAALLPIAIMALFNSSCSFSLSGASTVGLKTISVEYFENTAPLVVNYLSQQFTESLKDRIRSTTSLSIVQGEATANMKGSITGYTIEPVSVQSTNSNTPPIAGAERLTITVNVTYTNTVDKKLSFTQSFSEHQDFTGEISSQEQKLITEINKQLTDDIFNRAFANW, encoded by the coding sequence ATGAAAAAGGCGCTGGCAGCACTACTCCCGATAGCTATAATGGCTTTATTCAATTCATCATGCTCATTCAGCTTAAGCGGCGCATCAACCGTAGGATTAAAAACTATCAGCGTGGAATATTTTGAAAATACAGCACCGTTGGTAGTAAATTACCTTAGTCAGCAGTTTACCGAATCGTTAAAGGACAGGATACGTTCGACTACCAGCTTATCCATTGTGCAGGGCGAGGCTACGGCAAATATGAAGGGTTCAATAACAGGTTACACCATTGAACCGGTGTCGGTACAATCAACCAACAGTAACACGCCGCCTATAGCGGGCGCAGAACGCCTGACCATTACTGTAAATGTAACCTATACGAATACTGTTGATAAAAAGCTGAGTTTTACCCAGTCATTCTCTGAGCACCAGGATTTTACAGGTGAAATTTCATCGCAGGAACAGAAGCTGATAACCGAAATTAATAAACAGCTTACCGACGATATTTTTAACAGAGCCTTTGCTAATTGGTAA